One Amorphoplanes digitatis genomic window carries:
- a CDS encoding PP2C family protein-serine/threonine phosphatase — protein sequence MTLHLRWAAVTDKGHVRSNNQDAHYAGDRLLVVADGMGGMAAGDVASRIAVEAMVSLDVAIDNESQMDALHKALEVANGRIAETVAADPAMQGMGTTLTAVIFSGDRAALAHVGDSRAYLLRDGRLNQLTKDDTYVQMLVDQGLIRPEEAGSHPRRAVVTQALQGEPVSPSYVIVEPEAGDRWLLCSDGLTTVVAAEAIEAELLAGDGPQACAERLLDLALQGGGPDNITVIVADLTAID from the coding sequence ATGACCTTGCACCTGCGGTGGGCTGCCGTCACCGATAAAGGCCACGTCCGGAGCAACAACCAGGACGCGCACTACGCCGGTGACCGGCTGCTCGTCGTGGCCGACGGCATGGGCGGCATGGCCGCCGGTGACGTCGCGAGCCGCATCGCCGTCGAGGCGATGGTCTCGCTCGACGTCGCGATCGACAACGAGAGTCAGATGGACGCGCTGCACAAGGCGCTCGAGGTGGCGAACGGCCGGATAGCCGAGACCGTCGCCGCCGACCCCGCCATGCAGGGCATGGGCACCACGCTGACCGCCGTGATCTTCTCCGGTGACCGCGCCGCGCTGGCACACGTCGGCGACTCCCGCGCCTACCTGCTGCGCGACGGCCGGCTGAACCAGCTCACCAAGGACGACACGTACGTTCAGATGCTGGTCGACCAGGGCCTGATCCGGCCGGAGGAGGCGGGCAGCCATCCCCGCCGCGCGGTGGTCACCCAGGCGCTGCAGGGCGAGCCGGTCAGCCCGTCCTACGTCATCGTCGAGCCGGAGGCCGGCGACCGCTGGCTGCTGTGCAGCGACGGTCTCACCACCGTGGTCGCCGCCGAGGCGATCGAGGCGGAGCTGCTCGCCGGCGACGGGCCGCAGGCCTGCGCCGAGCGCCTGCTCGACCTCGCCCTACAGGGTGGCGGCCCGGACAACATCACGGTGATTGTCGCTGATCTGACAGCCATCGACTGA
- a CDS encoding putative bifunctional diguanylate cyclase/phosphodiesterase, with protein sequence MTTERLSARSAVTLVLVAAVTATGAYAVPAGPGQRLFNDAAQFVLGAVAAVVCVVAGRRRSGPRRHWRLLIGAGLATWAGTRLWFVIHDLIDPDRGPAATPADVGFLTLPFFMFLALIAGSMALPRPAQASLRRDRMVLVIDSLLVAGSLLALLWSALPGRILDEVWASPWVAGTAAAYPIADLWLAVMVALLLTTRPTSLAGRVPLRLMCLALLAFGVSDTLRLLHLSTGALSPVESAGYLLGPVLLTLAALSNPGLTAGPTLDRAEADWLHLLLPYLPVVATGVVIAVRTGAGGQLTSYEAYLGWLGLGLVVARQMFTIVDNTVLLARISEGQQRLHHQAYHDPLTGLANRALFRERLVLALADHRDTGVPVALLFADLDDFKLINDSFGHAMGDRLLRAIGDRLVACVGADDLVARLGGDEFAALLERPADEAEPAAQRILAALREPFVIDGHTVGISASLGLVLSDPGDADLSADALLRRADAAMYVSKRRGKNALARYSGGADGGPNADLPHLLARALSGDPAQAGFEVHYQPIVCLADGAVVAVEALARWTDPVAGLVDPDVFVTVAERTGLVAAIDDFVLDRACADAAALAETYGRPIDMHVNVSAARLGQHGLEEAVDRALQRHSVPPSRLVVEITETRRIPDMPRAVEVAERLRRRGVRVALDDFGSGYNALAQLHSLPVDIVKLDSTLTDVDVSPERAGALCRSVLAICAELNIAVVAEGIETPAQARALAALGCDFGQGYLLGQPGPLHRLTAMIPTQPAPTGTHLAS encoded by the coding sequence ATGACGACGGAACGGCTGTCGGCACGGTCAGCCGTGACGCTGGTGCTCGTCGCCGCCGTCACGGCGACCGGCGCGTACGCGGTTCCCGCCGGCCCCGGCCAGCGGCTCTTCAACGACGCCGCCCAGTTCGTCCTCGGCGCCGTCGCGGCCGTCGTCTGCGTCGTCGCGGGCCGCAGGCGGTCCGGTCCCCGCCGGCACTGGCGGCTGCTGATCGGCGCGGGCCTGGCCACGTGGGCCGGCACCCGGCTCTGGTTCGTGATCCATGACCTCATCGATCCCGACCGGGGCCCGGCGGCCACGCCCGCCGACGTCGGTTTCCTGACCCTGCCGTTCTTCATGTTCCTGGCCCTGATCGCCGGCTCGATGGCGCTGCCTCGGCCCGCGCAGGCGTCGCTGCGCCGGGACCGGATGGTGCTGGTCATCGACAGCCTGCTGGTCGCCGGCTCGCTGCTGGCCCTGCTCTGGTCGGCGCTGCCCGGCCGCATCCTCGACGAGGTGTGGGCGAGCCCCTGGGTGGCCGGCACCGCGGCGGCGTACCCGATCGCCGACCTCTGGCTGGCCGTCATGGTCGCGCTGCTGCTGACCACCCGGCCGACGTCGCTGGCCGGGCGGGTGCCGCTGCGGCTGATGTGCCTGGCGCTGCTGGCCTTCGGGGTCTCCGACACGCTGAGGCTGCTGCACCTGAGCACCGGGGCGCTGTCGCCGGTCGAGTCCGCCGGCTACCTGCTCGGACCGGTGCTGCTCACGCTCGCGGCGCTGAGCAACCCGGGCCTCACCGCCGGCCCGACCCTCGACCGGGCCGAGGCGGACTGGCTGCACCTGCTGCTGCCGTACCTGCCGGTGGTCGCCACCGGCGTGGTCATCGCGGTGCGCACCGGGGCGGGCGGGCAGCTGACCTCGTACGAGGCGTACCTGGGCTGGCTCGGGCTCGGCCTGGTCGTGGCCCGGCAGATGTTCACGATCGTGGACAACACGGTGCTGCTCGCCCGGATCTCCGAGGGCCAGCAGCGGCTGCACCACCAGGCGTACCACGATCCGCTGACCGGCTTGGCCAACCGCGCGCTGTTCCGCGAGCGGCTGGTGCTGGCGCTGGCGGACCACCGCGACACCGGCGTGCCCGTCGCCCTGCTCTTCGCCGACCTGGACGACTTCAAGCTCATCAACGACAGCTTCGGTCACGCGATGGGCGACCGGCTGCTGCGCGCGATCGGCGACCGGCTCGTCGCCTGCGTCGGCGCGGACGATCTGGTCGCCCGCCTCGGCGGCGACGAGTTCGCGGCGCTGCTCGAGCGGCCCGCGGACGAGGCCGAGCCGGCGGCGCAGCGCATCCTCGCGGCGCTCCGCGAGCCGTTCGTGATCGACGGGCACACCGTCGGGATCAGCGCCAGCCTCGGCCTGGTGCTCTCCGATCCGGGCGACGCCGACCTGTCCGCCGACGCCCTGCTGCGCCGGGCCGACGCCGCGATGTACGTGAGCAAGCGGCGCGGCAAGAACGCGCTCGCGCGGTACTCCGGCGGCGCCGACGGCGGGCCCAACGCCGACCTGCCGCACCTGCTGGCCCGGGCGTTGTCGGGCGACCCGGCGCAGGCCGGCTTCGAGGTGCACTACCAGCCGATCGTGTGCCTGGCGGACGGCGCGGTCGTCGCGGTCGAGGCGCTGGCGCGCTGGACGGACCCGGTGGCCGGTCTGGTGGATCCGGACGTCTTCGTGACGGTCGCCGAGCGGACCGGCCTGGTCGCGGCGATCGACGACTTCGTGCTCGACCGGGCCTGCGCCGACGCCGCGGCGCTTGCGGAGACCTACGGCCGGCCGATCGACATGCACGTCAACGTGTCCGCCGCCCGGCTGGGCCAGCACGGGCTGGAGGAGGCGGTGGACCGGGCGCTGCAACGGCACTCGGTCCCGCCGTCCCGGCTCGTCGTGGAGATCACCGAGACCCGCCGCATCCCGGACATGCCGCGGGCGGTGGAGGTCGCGGAGCGGCTGCGCCGGCGCGGGGTGCGGGTGGCGCTCGACGACTTCGGCAGCGGCTACAACGCGCTGGCCCAGCTGCACTCGCTGCCGGTCGACATCGTCAAGCTGGACTCGACGCTCACCGACGTGGACGTCTCGCCGGAGCGTGCGGGCGCGCTGTGCCGCTCGGTGCTGGCGATCTGCGCCGAGCTGAACATCGCGGTGGTCGCCGAGGGCATCGAGACGCCCGCGCAGGCCCGGGCGCTGGCGGCGCTGGGCTGCGACTTCGGCCAGGGCTACCTGCTCGGCCAGCCGGGACCGCTGCACCGGCTGACCGCGATGATCCCCACGCAGCCGGCGCCCACGGGCACCCACCTGGCCTCCTAG
- a CDS encoding cadmium resistance transporter — protein sequence MELSVLGQAAVMFAVTNIDDMLLLAVYFGRTAGHHAAARRIVIGQYAGFLAILAASVLGALGAGLLPDAAIPYLGLLPLLLGIRAAWTVWRERHEPDDDGAREPGDAAGPGVWQVAAVTFANGGDNIGVYVPVFAVAGIAGMTVYATVFLIGVAVWCAAGWFLATRPPVAKTLSRWGHLILPVVLIAIGLVILIEGGAFGL from the coding sequence GTGGAGCTGTCCGTGCTCGGCCAGGCGGCCGTCATGTTCGCGGTGACCAACATCGACGACATGTTGCTGCTCGCGGTGTACTTCGGCCGGACCGCCGGCCACCACGCGGCCGCCCGGCGGATCGTGATCGGCCAGTACGCGGGCTTCCTCGCCATCCTCGCGGCCTCCGTCCTCGGCGCCCTCGGCGCCGGGCTGCTCCCCGACGCCGCGATTCCCTATCTGGGCCTGCTGCCGCTGCTGCTCGGCATCCGGGCGGCGTGGACGGTATGGCGCGAACGGCACGAGCCGGACGACGACGGGGCGCGGGAGCCCGGCGACGCGGCGGGACCGGGCGTCTGGCAGGTCGCCGCCGTGACGTTCGCCAACGGTGGCGACAACATCGGCGTGTACGTGCCGGTGTTCGCCGTCGCCGGGATCGCCGGGATGACCGTCTACGCGACCGTCTTCCTGATCGGCGTCGCGGTGTGGTGCGCGGCGGGCTGGTTCCTCGCCACCCGGCCGCCGGTAGCGAAGACCCTGTCGCGCTGGGGCCATCTCATCCTGCCGGTCGTCCTCATCGCGATCGGCCTGGTCATCCTGATCGAGGGCGGCGCCTTCGGGCTGTGA
- the hrpB gene encoding ATP-dependent helicase HrpB, with product MLIATGSLPDLPIRAVLPAVGAALADAGAAVLVAPPGTGKTTLVPLALAGPEAAGKVVVAEPRRVAARAAARRMAALLGEQVGGRVGYTVRGDRRVTAETRVEVVTTGVLVRRLQRDPELAGTAVVILDECHERHLDTDLALAFLIEVRAALRDDLRVLATSATAESHRLSEILGGAPVIEAKAALHPVDVHWCPPPQPVAPPHGLRVDPRLLDHVAATVRRALADGDGDVLVFLPGAREIETVASRLRGGDAEVVTLHGRQSGSAQDAALRPSPVRRVVLATAVAESSLTVPGVRAVVDAGLSRVPRMDHGRGLGALVTIAVSRASATQRAGRAGREAPGRVYRCWSQAQHDRLPAQPEPEVAAADLTGFALDLALWGHPDGSGLRLPDAPPAGAMQAATGTLRALGATDAQGRITARGRALADAGLHPRLARALLDGAPVVGARRAAEVVALLDADRTADDLVAAWRRARSDDDGGWRAEVRRLTAAITRNPDPEAGPGGRGRLPDDLAAGLIIGLAYPERVARAREPGGSAYLMAGGTAAELGGGSGLAGTPWLAVADADRAPGARTARIRSAAPLDEASAREAAATLRETGDQIGWIDGDVVARRVDRLGAIVLSERRIDRPDPADVHAAVVDGLRREGLGLLTWSRAATELRERLAFAHAALGEPWPAVDDDALLAGLDDWLPLGPVRRRADLARIDTATALRRLLPWSVAGRLDEVAPERLPVPSGSKVRVDYADPAAPVLAVKVQETFGWREAPRLADGRIPVLLHLLSPAGRPVAVTRDLASFWSTGYPQVRAELRGRYPRHPWPEDPTTAEPTRRANRRSS from the coding sequence GTGCTCATCGCCACGGGATCCCTGCCCGACCTGCCGATCCGGGCCGTGCTGCCGGCCGTGGGGGCCGCACTCGCGGACGCCGGCGCGGCGGTGCTCGTCGCGCCGCCCGGCACCGGCAAGACGACGCTGGTCCCGCTCGCCCTGGCCGGGCCGGAGGCGGCCGGCAAGGTCGTGGTGGCGGAGCCGCGCCGGGTCGCGGCCCGGGCGGCGGCCCGCCGGATGGCGGCGCTGCTCGGCGAGCAGGTCGGCGGCCGGGTCGGCTACACGGTCCGCGGCGACCGGCGGGTCACCGCCGAGACCCGCGTCGAGGTCGTGACCACCGGCGTCCTGGTACGCCGGCTGCAACGCGACCCGGAGCTGGCCGGGACGGCGGTCGTGATCCTGGACGAGTGCCACGAGCGCCACCTCGACACCGACCTCGCCCTGGCCTTCCTGATCGAGGTCCGCGCGGCGCTGCGGGACGACCTGCGGGTCCTGGCGACCTCGGCGACGGCCGAGTCGCACCGCCTGTCGGAGATCCTGGGCGGCGCGCCGGTCATCGAGGCGAAGGCGGCCCTGCACCCGGTGGACGTCCACTGGTGCCCGCCGCCGCAGCCCGTCGCGCCGCCGCACGGCCTGCGCGTCGACCCGAGGCTGCTCGACCACGTGGCCGCAACCGTCCGCCGGGCCCTGGCCGACGGCGACGGCGACGTCCTGGTCTTCCTGCCGGGCGCCCGGGAGATCGAGACGGTCGCGTCCCGCCTGCGCGGCGGCGATGCCGAGGTGGTGACCCTGCACGGCCGGCAGTCGGGGTCCGCACAGGACGCCGCGCTGCGGCCCAGCCCGGTACGCCGGGTGGTGCTGGCCACCGCGGTCGCGGAGAGCAGCCTTACCGTTCCCGGCGTCCGCGCGGTGGTCGACGCCGGCCTGAGCCGGGTGCCCCGGATGGACCACGGCCGGGGCCTCGGCGCCCTCGTCACGATCGCGGTGTCCCGCGCCTCGGCGACGCAGCGGGCCGGCCGCGCGGGCCGGGAGGCGCCGGGCCGGGTGTACCGCTGCTGGTCGCAGGCGCAGCACGACCGGCTGCCGGCCCAGCCCGAGCCGGAGGTGGCGGCGGCCGACCTGACCGGCTTCGCGCTGGACCTGGCGCTGTGGGGCCACCCGGACGGCAGCGGCCTGCGCCTGCCGGACGCGCCGCCGGCCGGCGCGATGCAGGCCGCGACGGGCACCCTGCGGGCGCTCGGCGCCACCGACGCGCAGGGCCGGATCACCGCACGCGGCCGGGCGCTGGCGGACGCGGGCCTGCACCCCCGCCTCGCCCGCGCCCTGCTCGACGGCGCGCCGGTGGTCGGCGCCCGGCGGGCCGCCGAGGTCGTGGCGCTGCTGGACGCCGACCGGACGGCCGACGATCTCGTCGCGGCCTGGCGCCGTGCCCGCTCCGACGACGACGGCGGCTGGCGCGCGGAGGTCCGCCGCCTCACCGCGGCGATCACCCGCAACCCGGACCCGGAGGCCGGGCCCGGCGGGCGCGGGCGGCTGCCGGACGACCTGGCGGCGGGGCTGATCATCGGCCTCGCGTACCCCGAGCGGGTCGCCCGGGCCCGCGAGCCCGGCGGGAGCGCGTACCTGATGGCGGGCGGGACCGCCGCGGAGCTCGGCGGCGGCAGCGGCCTTGCGGGCACGCCCTGGCTGGCGGTCGCGGACGCGGACCGGGCGCCCGGCGCCCGCACCGCCCGGATCCGCAGCGCCGCGCCGCTGGACGAGGCGAGCGCCCGCGAGGCCGCGGCCACCCTGCGCGAGACCGGCGACCAGATCGGCTGGATCGACGGCGACGTGGTCGCCCGGCGCGTCGACCGGCTCGGCGCGATCGTCCTGAGTGAACGCCGGATCGACCGCCCGGACCCCGCCGACGTGCACGCGGCCGTCGTCGACGGCCTGCGCCGCGAGGGCCTCGGCCTGCTCACCTGGTCGCGGGCGGCGACCGAGCTGCGGGAGCGCCTGGCGTTCGCGCACGCCGCGCTCGGCGAGCCCTGGCCGGCCGTCGACGACGACGCCCTGCTCGCCGGCCTCGACGACTGGCTGCCGCTCGGCCCGGTCCGCCGCCGCGCCGACCTGGCGCGGATCGACACCGCCACGGCGCTGCGCCGCCTGCTGCCCTGGTCGGTGGCCGGGCGGCTGGACGAGGTGGCGCCGGAGCGGCTGCCGGTGCCCAGCGGCTCGAAGGTGCGGGTCGACTACGCCGACCCGGCGGCACCGGTCCTGGCCGTCAAGGTGCAGGAGACCTTCGGCTGGCGGGAGGCGCCCCGGCTCGCCGACGGCCGCATCCCGGTCCTGCTGCACCTGCTCTCGCCCGCCGGCCGCCCGGTCGCGGTGACCCGGGACCTGGCGTCCTTCTGGTCGACCGGCTATCCCCAGGTCCGTGCGGAGCTGCGCGGGCGCTATCCCCGGCACCCGTGGCCGGAGGACCCGACCACCGCCGAACCGACCCGCCGCGCCAACCGCCGCTCGTCCTGA
- the uraD gene encoding 2-oxo-4-hydroxy-4-carboxy-5-ureidoimidazoline decarboxylase yields MDRIDVLNSLPAEKLEADLLAVCAAPAWGRAVVARRPYPSRAAAMAAADAAARDLSWDEVLLGLSAHPRIGERAQGDSKEAAWSRREQSAAASSADDETRAALTAANHAYEDRFGHVFLIFASGRTQEEILAAALARIGNDEETERAVVAGELRKIALLRLERLLDALD; encoded by the coding sequence GTGGACCGGATCGACGTTCTCAACTCCCTGCCCGCCGAGAAGCTCGAGGCGGATCTGCTCGCCGTGTGCGCCGCACCCGCCTGGGGCCGGGCGGTCGTCGCGCGGCGCCCGTACCCGTCAAGGGCCGCCGCCATGGCCGCGGCCGACGCGGCCGCGCGCGACCTGAGCTGGGACGAGGTCCTGCTGGGGCTCTCCGCGCATCCGCGGATCGGGGAGCGTGCGCAGGGCGACTCGAAGGAGGCTGCCTGGTCGCGGCGGGAGCAGTCGGCGGCCGCGAGCAGCGCGGACGACGAGACCCGGGCCGCATTGACCGCCGCGAATCACGCCTATGAGGACAGGTTCGGCCACGTGTTCCTGATCTTCGCGAGCGGGCGGACGCAGGAGGAGATCCTGGCGGCGGCGCTGGCGCGGATCGGCAACGACGAGGAGACCGAGCGGGCCGTCGTCGCCGGCGAGCTTCGCAAGATCGCCCTGCTGCGGCTGGAGAGGCTGTTGGATGCCCTCGACTGA
- the uraH gene encoding hydroxyisourate hydrolase, with amino-acid sequence MPSTDGTAARTHARISTHILDTVTGDPARDVHVRLERRDSDGWRQIAEGRTDDDGRLLHRVPLHDWQAGGYRLVFYVEPYLGGDAFFPEITVAFHVHDPERHYHVPLLLSRYGYTTYRGS; translated from the coding sequence ATGCCCTCGACTGACGGGACGGCGGCGCGGACCCACGCCAGGATCTCCACGCACATCTTGGACACGGTGACCGGCGATCCGGCCCGCGACGTGCACGTGCGGCTGGAGCGGCGCGACTCCGACGGCTGGCGGCAGATCGCGGAGGGCCGCACCGACGACGACGGCCGCCTGCTGCACCGGGTGCCCCTGCACGACTGGCAGGCGGGCGGCTACCGGCTCGTCTTCTACGTGGAGCCCTACCTCGGCGGTGACGCGTTCTTCCCGGAGATCACCGTCGCGTTCCACGTGCACGATCCCGAGCGGCACTACCACGTGCCGCTGCTGCTGAGCCGCTACGGCTACACCACCTACCGAGGGAGCTGA
- the pucL gene encoding factor-independent urate hydroxylase has protein sequence MAIVLGSNRYGKAETRLVRVTRAGDTHALIDLNVSVALSGELAATHLTGDNAGVLPTDTMKNTVYAFAREHGVGSPEEFGLLLARHFVATQPQVTGAVVGLESFGWERLGPHSFRRAGDFVRTATVIVSPAGEQVVSGLKDLVLLNSTASEFHGYPRDRYTTLPETTERILSTAVDARWRHRSTAADWDESFEGAKDAMVNAFVNTYSYSLQQTLFSMGSRVLDSRSEIAEIRLALPNKHHYLVDLSPFELENPNEVFIAGDRPYGLIEGTVTRDDVPPAAMEWYL, from the coding sequence GTGGCGATCGTGTTGGGTAGCAACCGCTACGGCAAGGCGGAGACACGGCTGGTCCGCGTGACCCGGGCCGGCGACACCCACGCTCTGATCGACCTGAACGTGAGCGTGGCGCTTTCCGGCGAGCTCGCGGCGACCCACCTGACCGGCGACAACGCCGGCGTGCTGCCCACCGACACGATGAAGAACACCGTGTACGCGTTCGCCCGCGAGCACGGCGTCGGCTCGCCCGAGGAGTTCGGGCTGCTGCTCGCCCGGCACTTCGTCGCCACCCAGCCGCAGGTCACCGGCGCGGTGGTCGGCCTGGAGTCGTTCGGCTGGGAGCGGCTGGGCCCGCACTCGTTCCGGCGGGCCGGCGACTTCGTCCGGACGGCGACGGTCATCGTCTCGCCGGCCGGTGAGCAGGTGGTGTCCGGGCTGAAGGACCTGGTGCTGCTCAACTCGACCGCCTCGGAGTTCCACGGCTACCCGCGCGACAGGTACACGACGCTGCCGGAGACCACCGAGCGGATCCTGTCCACCGCGGTCGACGCCCGCTGGCGGCACCGGTCGACGGCCGCCGACTGGGACGAGTCGTTCGAGGGCGCGAAGGACGCGATGGTCAACGCCTTCGTCAATACCTACAGCTACTCGCTGCAACAGACGCTGTTCTCGATGGGTTCCCGGGTGCTGGACAGCCGGTCCGAGATCGCCGAGATCCGGCTCGCGCTGCCCAACAAGCACCATTACCTGGTTGATCTGTCCCCGTTCGAGCTGGAGAACCCGAATGAGGTGTTCATCGCCGGCGACCGGCCGTACGGCCTCATCGAGGGGACGGTGACCAGGGACGACGTGCCGCCGGCCGCGATGGAGTGGTATCTGTGA
- the aceB gene encoding malate synthase A, with translation MTEILSDEAVAFVADLNRRFRPRRNELLAARAARRAEIAAGGTLGFLPETADIRAGDWTVPAAPADLTDRRVEITGPTERKMTINALNSGAKVWLADLEDANTPHWANVVDGQQNLYDAIRRTISLETPAKTYELGGGPYPTIVMRPRGWHLDERHLPVDGEPAVGALVDFGLYFFHNAAELLSRGSGPYFYLPKMESHREAALWNDVFTYAQEALGIPVGTIRATVLIETIPAAFEMDEILHALRPHISGLNAGRWDYLFSIIKYFRDNPAMVLPDRAAVTMTAPFMRAYSELLVSTCHRRGAFAMGGMAAFIPSRRDPAVNEIALAKVREDKEREAGDGFDGSWVAHPDLVPVCREIFDRVLGDRPNQLDRRRDDVAVDGAQLLDVAATGGVVTEAGLRSNVSVALQYLEAWLRGNGAVAIFNLMEDAATAEISRSQVWQWIHNGVRLDDGTAITADLVARIEDEELAKIREALGEQAWAGSRFDDARKLFERVALADDFADFLTTAAYDSID, from the coding sequence GTGACCGAAATTCTGTCCGACGAGGCCGTGGCGTTCGTCGCCGATCTTAACCGGCGATTCCGGCCGCGCCGCAACGAGCTGCTCGCTGCCCGCGCCGCCCGCCGTGCCGAGATCGCCGCCGGCGGCACGCTCGGGTTCCTGCCCGAGACCGCCGACATCCGGGCCGGTGACTGGACGGTGCCCGCCGCGCCGGCCGACCTCACGGACCGGCGGGTGGAGATCACGGGACCGACCGAGCGCAAGATGACCATCAACGCGCTCAACTCCGGCGCCAAGGTGTGGCTCGCCGACCTCGAGGACGCGAACACCCCGCACTGGGCGAACGTGGTGGACGGCCAGCAGAACCTCTACGACGCGATCCGGCGCACCATCTCCCTGGAGACGCCGGCGAAGACCTACGAGCTCGGCGGCGGGCCCTACCCGACCATCGTGATGCGCCCGCGCGGCTGGCACCTCGACGAGCGGCACCTGCCGGTCGACGGCGAGCCGGCGGTCGGCGCGCTCGTCGACTTCGGGCTCTACTTCTTCCACAACGCCGCCGAGCTGCTCAGCCGCGGCAGCGGGCCGTACTTCTATCTGCCCAAGATGGAGTCGCACCGCGAGGCCGCGCTCTGGAACGACGTCTTCACCTACGCGCAGGAGGCGCTCGGCATCCCGGTCGGCACGATCCGGGCCACCGTGCTCATCGAGACGATCCCGGCCGCGTTCGAGATGGACGAGATCCTGCACGCGCTGCGCCCGCACATCTCGGGCCTCAACGCCGGCCGCTGGGACTACCTGTTCAGCATCATCAAGTACTTCCGGGACAACCCGGCGATGGTGCTGCCGGACCGTGCCGCGGTGACGATGACGGCGCCGTTCATGCGGGCATACAGCGAGCTGCTCGTCTCGACCTGCCACCGGCGCGGCGCCTTCGCGATGGGCGGCATGGCCGCGTTCATCCCGAGCCGCCGCGACCCCGCGGTCAACGAGATCGCCCTCGCCAAGGTCCGCGAGGACAAGGAGCGGGAGGCCGGCGACGGCTTCGACGGCTCCTGGGTCGCCCACCCCGACCTGGTGCCGGTCTGCCGGGAGATCTTCGACCGGGTGCTGGGCGATCGCCCCAACCAGCTCGACCGCCGGCGCGACGACGTGGCCGTCGACGGCGCGCAACTGCTCGACGTCGCCGCCACCGGCGGGGTGGTGACCGAGGCCGGCCTGCGGAGCAATGTCTCGGTGGCGCTCCAGTACCTGGAGGCCTGGTTGCGCGGCAACGGCGCGGTCGCCATCTTCAACCTGATGGAGGACGCGGCCACCGCGGAGATCTCCCGCTCCCAGGTCTGGCAGTGGATCCACAACGGGGTACGCCTCGACGACGGCACCGCTATCACCGCGGACCTGGTCGCGCGGATCGAGGACGAGGAGCTCGCCAAGATCCGTGAGGCGCTCGGCGAGCAGGCGTGGGCGGGCAGCCGCTTCGACGACGCCCGCAAGCTCTTCGAGCGGGTCGCCCTCGCCGACGACTTCGCGGACTTCCTGACGACGGCCGCCTACGACTCGATCGACTGA
- a CDS encoding DUF6986 family protein, with protein sequence MRLGDDDYAALDGRLAAHDAFLASRYPGERPGRQPVHTVYIPADRIAGFRDWGAIALAALDEHPPLPFPAALADRVRAKLVTEPIEDLRVDFEDGYGVRDDDQEDAAVKAAVAVLADGARPPFVGIRIKSLEAATRRRALRTLDLFLSQYQEPFVVTLPKVSGPDQVAAMVSLCERLERGYGLGAGTLRFEIQIELPSAVLGADGTATVARLITAADGRCTGLHYGTYDYSAAAGVAAAYQAMDHPVADYAKAVIQAAAAGTGVRLSDGSTNILPVGTDAAVHDAWALHHRLVRRSLERGFYQGWDLHPAQLPTRFAATYAFFADGADAAATRLRRYLDRQSGGILDEPATARALAGFLLRGLDCGALDDAGFTREELSAFR encoded by the coding sequence ATGCGGCTCGGTGACGACGACTACGCCGCCCTGGACGGCCGGCTCGCCGCACACGACGCGTTCCTGGCCTCGCGGTACCCGGGCGAGCGCCCGGGCCGGCAACCGGTGCACACGGTCTACATACCGGCCGACCGCATCGCCGGCTTCCGGGACTGGGGCGCGATCGCGCTGGCGGCGCTGGACGAGCATCCGCCGCTGCCGTTCCCGGCCGCGCTCGCCGACCGGGTCCGGGCCAAACTCGTCACCGAGCCCATCGAGGATCTGCGCGTCGACTTCGAGGACGGCTACGGCGTCCGCGACGACGACCAGGAGGACGCCGCGGTCAAGGCGGCCGTCGCCGTGCTCGCCGACGGCGCCCGGCCGCCGTTCGTCGGCATCCGGATCAAGTCGCTGGAGGCCGCGACCCGGCGCCGGGCGCTGCGCACCCTCGACCTGTTCCTGTCGCAGTATCAGGAGCCGTTCGTCGTCACGCTGCCCAAGGTCAGCGGCCCGGACCAGGTCGCGGCGATGGTCTCGCTCTGCGAGCGGCTGGAGCGCGGGTACGGGCTGGGCGCCGGCACGCTGCGTTTCGAGATCCAGATCGAGCTGCCGTCGGCGGTGCTGGGCGCCGACGGCACCGCGACGGTGGCCCGGCTCATCACGGCGGCCGACGGCCGCTGCACCGGCCTGCACTACGGCACGTACGACTACAGCGCGGCGGCCGGGGTGGCGGCGGCGTACCAGGCGATGGACCACCCGGTCGCCGACTACGCCAAGGCGGTCATCCAGGCCGCCGCGGCCGGCACCGGGGTGCGGCTCTCCGACGGCTCGACCAACATCCTGCCGGTCGGCACGGACGCGGCCGTGCACGACGCCTGGGCGCTGCACCACCGGCTCGTCCGCCGGTCCCTGGAACGCGGCTTCTACCAGGGCTGGGACCTGCACCCGGCGCAGCTGCCGACCCGCTTCGCAGCCACCTACGCGTTCTTCGCCGACGGCGCGGACGCGGCCGCGACGCGCCTGCGCCGCTATCTCGACCGCCAGTCGGGCGGCATCCTGGACGAGCCGGCGACGGCCCGGGCGCTGGCCGGCTTCCTGCTGCGCGGCCTGGACTGCGGCGCGCTCGACGACGCCGGCTTCACCCGCGAGGAGCTGTCCGCCTTCCGCTGA